The following are from one region of the Verrucomicrobiia bacterium genome:
- a CDS encoding response regulator transcription factor, with product MKTRILVVEDDPHILLGLEELLRTEGFEVASCARGDQALAAVEQHRPGLILLDVMLPGASGYDICKRLRARNVATPILMLTAKGQEIDKVVGLELGADDYVTKPFGVRELLARIHALLRRASPAVAENENGSEVFWIGDAEVNARTFQLRRNGVVEELTARELKLLQLFQARKGEVLSRDELLNQVWGVNYYGTTRTLDQVIVQLRRKLGDQGSEPRHLLTVHGVGYRLRG from the coding sequence ATGAAAACGAGAATCCTGGTGGTTGAGGATGATCCGCACATTCTGCTCGGACTCGAGGAGTTGCTGCGCACCGAAGGATTCGAAGTCGCTTCCTGCGCGCGCGGCGATCAGGCCCTAGCCGCGGTGGAACAGCATCGGCCCGGTTTGATTCTTCTCGACGTCATGCTGCCGGGCGCGAGCGGTTATGACATTTGCAAGCGGCTGCGCGCCAGGAATGTCGCCACGCCCATCCTGATGCTGACGGCTAAAGGCCAGGAGATCGACAAGGTGGTCGGACTGGAACTCGGGGCCGATGATTACGTGACGAAACCCTTTGGCGTTCGCGAACTGCTGGCCCGAATTCATGCCTTGCTGCGGCGAGCCTCTCCCGCCGTCGCCGAAAACGAAAACGGAAGCGAGGTGTTCTGGATTGGTGATGCAGAGGTGAACGCCCGCACGTTTCAACTGCGGCGCAACGGCGTGGTCGAGGAATTGACCGCGCGCGAACTCAAGCTGCTGCAACTGTTTCAGGCGCGAAAAGGCGAGGTGCTATCGCGCGATGAGCTGCTGAATCAGGTCTGGGGGGTGAATTATTATGGAACGACGCGGACACTCGACCAGGTGATTGTGCAGCTGCGGCGCAAGCTCGGCGACCAGGGAAGCGAACCCAGACATTTGCTCACGGTTCACGGAGTTGGATATCGGTTGCGCGGTTGA
- a CDS encoding GAF domain-containing sensor histidine kinase has protein sequence MNSGGAVGRTYSAAVSVAIFAVSVGLMAYVRLYLFPDRFITLTYGLPLLLCLWHRDRKLLWAMTGVFIAMSAYKALYLLAPRDLWTTLHWQMQVVNTVVVALAVDMIVRLLGRLEIQNQQLQQTNDELAARDEEISHQNEELQAQAEEMAQQNEELQQQSEELQQQAEELQAQSEELHATNDELTQREKMLQTLLQSLRVTTSDDSVLQDICRCALELLGGSGSAAAVVQALDEQVAVTASIGSIGRSQRLLPLNGSFAGIVMRQNRTAFVEDLDARRDLAVLASDGSFPFRSVLSSPVRLDDEPVGAVEVYSNRPRLWTTADFRIIEWVAAQCSLILEVRRLHEALAETNNNLERLVEDRTAQLREMVDELEHFSYSITHDMRAPLRAMQGFCELLVANQLDEASRRDFLNRIITAAGRMDRLITDALSYSRSVRQELPLRPVDTRKLLKGMIESYPEFQPPGARIEVADDLPTVFANEAGLTQCFSNLLNNAVKFVEQRQQPHVRVRGEYLDGVARIWFEDNGIGIPRELAPRMFGMFQRGSRQYEGNGIGLALVRKVTERMGGKVGVESEPGKGSRFWVELKACNEIVDSR, from the coding sequence ATGAATTCCGGAGGTGCAGTCGGACGAACCTATTCTGCCGCCGTATCGGTCGCTATTTTTGCCGTTTCTGTCGGCCTGATGGCATACGTGCGCCTCTACTTGTTCCCCGATCGGTTCATCACGCTGACCTACGGCCTGCCGTTATTGCTTTGCCTGTGGCATCGCGACCGCAAACTGCTCTGGGCGATGACAGGTGTCTTCATCGCGATGTCGGCTTACAAAGCGCTTTATCTTCTTGCGCCGCGGGATCTTTGGACAACGTTGCATTGGCAGATGCAGGTTGTGAACACGGTTGTCGTGGCGCTGGCGGTCGACATGATTGTGCGCCTCCTGGGCCGGCTTGAGATTCAAAATCAGCAGTTGCAGCAGACCAACGACGAACTCGCCGCCCGCGATGAGGAGATAAGCCATCAGAACGAGGAACTGCAGGCGCAGGCTGAGGAAATGGCGCAGCAGAATGAAGAATTGCAGCAGCAATCCGAGGAACTGCAGCAACAGGCGGAAGAGTTGCAGGCTCAGTCCGAAGAACTCCACGCGACCAATGATGAATTGACTCAGCGGGAAAAAATGCTGCAGACGCTGTTGCAATCCCTGCGGGTCACCACTTCCGATGATTCCGTGCTTCAAGATATCTGCCGCTGCGCGCTCGAACTGCTCGGCGGCTCGGGGAGCGCCGCTGCCGTGGTGCAAGCTTTGGACGAGCAGGTCGCAGTGACGGCATCCATCGGCAGCATTGGGCGTTCGCAACGGCTGCTCCCGCTGAACGGTTCCTTTGCCGGGATTGTCATGCGGCAAAATCGCACGGCCTTCGTCGAGGATCTCGATGCGCGCCGCGATCTTGCGGTTCTCGCGTCCGATGGTTCGTTTCCGTTTCGATCCGTATTGTCATCGCCTGTTCGGCTGGATGACGAACCCGTTGGCGCCGTGGAAGTGTATTCAAACCGTCCCCGCCTCTGGACGACCGCGGATTTCCGCATCATCGAATGGGTTGCCGCGCAATGCTCGCTCATTCTCGAGGTGCGCCGCCTGCACGAAGCCCTGGCGGAAACAAACAATAATCTAGAAAGGCTGGTTGAAGACCGGACGGCGCAATTGCGCGAGATGGTGGATGAACTGGAACATTTTTCCTACAGCATCACGCACGACATGCGCGCGCCGTTGCGGGCGATGCAGGGCTTTTGCGAGCTGCTCGTGGCGAACCAGCTGGATGAAGCGTCGCGCCGGGATTTTCTCAATCGCATCATCACCGCCGCGGGGCGCATGGATCGCCTGATCACGGACGCCCTCAGCTACAGCCGAAGCGTGCGGCAGGAACTGCCCTTGCGACCCGTCGACACGCGAAAGCTCCTCAAGGGAATGATCGAATCGTACCCGGAGTTTCAGCCGCCCGGCGCGCGCATCGAAGTCGCGGACGATTTGCCGACGGTGTTTGCAAATGAAGCAGGATTGACGCAGTGCTTCTCGAACCTCTTGAACAACGCGGTGAAGTTCGTGGAACAGCGCCAGCAACCGCACGTGAGAGTGCGCGGTGAATACCTGGATGGCGTGGCGCGTATCTGGTTTGAGGATAATGGAATTGGGATTCCGCGGGAGTTGGCGCCGCGCATGTTCGGCATGTTCCAGCGCGGGAGCCGTCAATACGAGGGCAATGGAATTGGGCTGGCGCTCGTTCGCAAGGTCACGGAAAGAATGGGTGGTAAAGTCGGGGTCGAATCCGAGCCTGGAAAGGGCAGCCGCTTCTGGGTGGAACTGAAAGCCTGCAACGAAATCGTCGACAGCCGCTGA
- a CDS encoding CheR family methyltransferase has translation MRRNPPSAIHPEPFAVWLLQQAGLDPAAYRAIAVQRRVAACFRLLRVDSGKAARELLERQPHLVPRTLNVLLIGVTEFFRDRAVFEHLRRVSIPELLAGRGRLRVYSAGVSDGQELCSMAMLLAEAGALAGSYLLGADCRPEAIHRARSGCYSAGAVSTLELDWRERWFEREGGMFVLRPEISRHLHWSVENVLTYRSINEWDVILFRNVAIYLEPAQSVLIWETIVSRLSVGGLLVTGKAERPPGQLPMTRIAPCIFRKEAA, from the coding sequence GTGCGGAGAAATCCACCCTCCGCGATTCATCCGGAACCGTTCGCCGTATGGCTGCTGCAGCAGGCGGGTCTCGATCCCGCAGCGTACCGGGCGATCGCGGTGCAGCGCCGTGTCGCGGCGTGTTTTCGCCTTCTGCGTGTCGATTCCGGAAAAGCCGCGCGTGAGCTGCTGGAACGGCAGCCTCACCTTGTTCCGCGAACGCTTAACGTGCTCCTCATTGGCGTCACTGAATTCTTTCGTGATCGCGCCGTGTTCGAACATCTGCGCCGCGTTTCGATTCCCGAGCTGCTTGCCGGACGCGGCCGTTTGCGCGTGTACAGCGCGGGGGTGTCGGATGGGCAGGAACTTTGTTCGATGGCAATGCTGCTGGCGGAAGCCGGCGCGCTGGCGGGCAGTTATCTGCTGGGAGCGGACTGCCGGCCTGAGGCCATTCATCGCGCCCGATCAGGATGCTACAGTGCCGGAGCGGTATCCACGCTGGAATTGGATTGGCGCGAGCGTTGGTTTGAACGGGAGGGAGGGATGTTTGTTCTGCGACCCGAGATTTCGCGCCATCTTCATTGGTCCGTGGAAAATGTTCTTACCTATCGATCTATCAACGAGTGGGACGTTATCCTGTTCCGCAACGTGGCGATTTACCTGGAGCCAGCGCAGTCCGTGTTGATCTGGGAGACCATTGTCTCGCGACTCTCGGTGGGCGGATTGCTGGTCACCGGAAAAGCTGAACGACCGCCTGGTCAGCTGCCGATGACGCGAATCGCGCCGTGCATCTTTAGAAAGGAGGCGGCTTGA
- a CDS encoding MFS transporter, with protein MNLKSLVDRHSVAFWFGTLYILIGFTLHLPDYIAQRDSAFIMHGNPMSHLMHFGMVLIIIGIALTAYGLFPVHTGAPDASRDFQLHAMDDVRLNRKHWQLISVLGIALVVDVMKPATLGFVVPGIRHEYAISARQASLLPFFAMIGTTLGSIIWGVLADRMGRRGSILLASLVFVATGICGCMPEFKWNLLMCLLMGMSAGGMLPIVFALLAEIIPSRHRGWLSVLVGGLGTAGGYLAASGAAAWLEPIFSWRMLWLLNVPTGFLVILLSRFIPESPRFLLHEGRVEEARRTLAKFDIDLVPVTGTAAAPPARPSAAQLFRKPYAVLTFTVCLYGVAWGLVNWGFLTWLPTILQDYLKLDGKIANRLLAKSALFAVPGCALVALLYGFWSSRKTMILFALATATTLVGFALFKPGDSTAWFTALTVSLLIGLSGMIAMLSPYSVELYPTRLRATGGGVTAGSSKVGGVVGPAGVAFILSAFPGLAVPALSLCVPLLAAATALAWKGRETSGVKLEDIHR; from the coding sequence GTGAATTTAAAGAGTCTCGTCGACAGGCATTCCGTGGCGTTCTGGTTTGGAACGCTCTACATCCTCATCGGATTTACACTGCACCTTCCCGACTACATTGCGCAGCGTGACTCGGCCTTCATCATGCATGGAAACCCCATGTCGCACCTGATGCATTTCGGGATGGTGTTGATCATCATTGGCATCGCCCTCACCGCCTACGGCCTCTTTCCTGTCCACACTGGCGCTCCTGATGCCAGCCGCGATTTCCAGCTGCATGCGATGGATGACGTGCGGCTGAATCGCAAGCATTGGCAACTCATCAGCGTGCTTGGAATTGCGCTGGTTGTGGACGTCATGAAACCCGCCACACTCGGCTTTGTGGTTCCCGGCATTCGCCATGAATATGCCATTTCCGCGCGGCAGGCATCGCTGCTCCCGTTCTTCGCGATGATCGGCACAACGCTGGGCTCGATCATCTGGGGCGTGCTTGCCGACCGCATGGGACGCCGCGGATCCATCCTGCTGGCTTCGCTCGTGTTTGTTGCAACAGGGATTTGCGGATGCATGCCCGAGTTCAAATGGAATCTGTTGATGTGCCTGCTCATGGGAATGTCGGCGGGAGGCATGTTGCCGATCGTGTTCGCCTTGCTGGCCGAAATCATTCCGTCCCGGCATCGCGGCTGGTTGTCGGTGCTCGTGGGCGGGCTGGGCACCGCGGGCGGTTACCTTGCGGCGAGCGGCGCCGCGGCGTGGCTGGAACCGATCTTCAGCTGGCGCATGCTGTGGCTCCTCAACGTGCCCACCGGATTCCTGGTGATTCTTCTCAGCCGCTTCATTCCGGAGTCGCCACGATTCCTCCTGCACGAAGGACGTGTGGAGGAAGCCCGGCGAACCCTTGCGAAATTCGACATCGATCTGGTGCCCGTTACAGGAACCGCGGCCGCACCGCCAGCGCGGCCTTCTGCGGCACAACTCTTTCGAAAACCCTACGCCGTCCTGACCTTCACCGTGTGCCTTTATGGTGTTGCGTGGGGCCTCGTGAACTGGGGATTTCTGACCTGGCTGCCAACGATCTTGCAGGATTACCTGAAGCTGGATGGGAAGATTGCGAATCGACTGCTGGCGAAGTCTGCGTTGTTCGCCGTCCCCGGCTGTGCGCTCGTGGCGCTGCTGTACGGTTTCTGGAGCAGCCGCAAAACGATGATCCTGTTTGCCCTCGCAACGGCGACGACCCTTGTGGGATTCGCATTATTCAAGCCTGGCGACAGCACAGCCTGGTTCACGGCACTTACGGTTTCTTTGCTGATCGGATTGAGCGGCATGATTGCAATGCTCTCGCCCTACAGCGTCGAGCTCTATCCCACGCGCTTGCGTGCGACAGGCGGAGGTGTCACTGCCGGCAGCAGCAAGGTGGGCGGCGTGGTTGGGCCCGCAGGCGTGGCATTCATCCTTTCGGCCTTTCCTGGCCTTGCGGTTCCAGCCTTGTCGTTATGTGTGCCGCTGCTGGCCGCCGCAACTGCATTGGCCTGGAAAGGACGCGAGACTTCGGGCGTTAAGCTCGAGGATATTCACCGTTGA
- a CDS encoding HAD-IIB family hydrolase yields the protein MPDLFNVCPFTGIFDLLVVENGALLYNPVTREKRLLAPEPPKDFVDYLRLKAVSPLSVGGTIVATQEIFHTVVLEAIEKLGIKWKVVLNKGALMVLPHDVDKTTGLTAALKELNISAADTVAVGDAENDHAFLAFCGYSAAVANALDFLKKQVHYVTTASHGAGVEELIDKLLESCAPDCSEHVVQQEFAQPGFSSQR from the coding sequence TTGCCGGATCTCTTCAACGTTTGTCCGTTCACGGGGATTTTCGACCTGCTGGTCGTGGAGAACGGAGCGCTCCTTTACAACCCCGTGACGCGTGAAAAACGCCTTCTCGCCCCCGAACCGCCCAAGGACTTTGTCGATTACCTCCGCTTGAAGGCTGTCAGCCCGCTCTCAGTTGGAGGCACGATCGTGGCAACGCAGGAGATATTTCACACCGTTGTATTGGAAGCCATCGAGAAGCTCGGGATCAAGTGGAAGGTGGTCCTCAACAAGGGGGCGCTGATGGTACTGCCGCACGATGTGGACAAGACTACCGGGCTGACTGCGGCGCTGAAGGAATTGAACATCTCGGCAGCGGACACCGTGGCCGTTGGCGATGCCGAGAACGATCATGCGTTCCTCGCGTTCTGCGGTTACTCGGCGGCTGTCGCCAATGCGCTGGATTTCCTGAAGAAACAGGTGCACTACGTGACCACGGCCAGCCACGGCGCTGGCGTGGAGGAATTAATCGACAAGCTGCTGGAGTCGTGTGCGCCCGATTGTTCCGAGCATGTCGTGCAACAGGAATTCGCGCAGCCCGGATTCTCTTCTCAACGGTGA
- a CDS encoding ROK family protein encodes MKKPAAVGIDVGGTKTLCILVDEKCGVLEEIKFKTSPDEGRDQFTETLLKSVKRLERAAGKHKREIAAIGVGFAGLVDEEKLKVKQSPNLVCLENYPVGKHLKEAIPGAKIIIGNDVQLGVYGEHRLGAAVGCAHVIGVFFGTGVGGAAIIGDRLHLGASGLGGQIGCLLAQPVGGREAALSHGIIDRIASKAAIASEALAMASKEWAPFLRKKVGSDMSKVGWGVLRRAIEHGDSRIEEMLGARMRVVGIALSNVVNFLNPEMVVLGGGLIDEMPKVIVPELEKGLREYLVPEVGAALKVKPAKLKGLAVALGAAHKALKTVDL; translated from the coding sequence ATGAAGAAACCCGCTGCGGTCGGAATCGACGTCGGAGGCACCAAGACGCTATGCATTCTCGTCGATGAAAAATGCGGCGTTCTTGAAGAGATCAAATTCAAGACGTCCCCGGATGAAGGCCGTGATCAATTCACTGAAACGTTGCTGAAATCAGTGAAACGGCTGGAGCGCGCGGCCGGAAAGCACAAGCGCGAAATCGCTGCCATCGGCGTCGGTTTCGCGGGACTTGTCGATGAGGAAAAGCTGAAGGTGAAGCAGTCGCCGAATCTCGTTTGCCTTGAGAATTACCCCGTCGGCAAACACCTGAAGGAAGCGATTCCCGGGGCGAAGATCATCATCGGCAACGATGTGCAGTTGGGCGTGTATGGTGAACATCGCCTCGGCGCGGCAGTCGGATGCGCTCATGTGATCGGAGTTTTCTTTGGAACAGGGGTCGGGGGTGCCGCCATTATCGGGGATCGCCTGCATCTGGGGGCAAGCGGCCTGGGCGGCCAGATCGGCTGCCTGCTGGCGCAACCCGTGGGAGGGCGCGAAGCGGCGCTGAGCCATGGGATCATCGATCGCATCGCCAGCAAGGCAGCCATCGCGAGTGAAGCCCTGGCGATGGCTTCCAAAGAGTGGGCGCCTTTTCTTCGCAAGAAGGTCGGCAGCGACATGTCAAAGGTGGGATGGGGGGTGCTGCGGCGCGCGATTGAGCATGGCGACAGTCGCATCGAGGAAATGCTTGGGGCGCGGATGCGCGTGGTTGGCATCGCGCTCTCCAACGTGGTCAATTTTTTGAATCCAGAGATGGTGGTGTTAGGCGGGGGCTTGATTGATGAGATGCCCAAGGTGATTGTGCCTGAGCTGGAAAAAGGATTGCGAGAGTACCTGGTGCCCGAGGTCGGCGCCGCCTTGAAGGTCAAGCCGGCAAAACTGAAGGGCCTGGCCGTGGCATTGGGCGCCGCGCACAAGGCATTAAAGACGGTGGATTTATGA
- a CDS encoding DUF5069 domain-containing protein — translation MNEIIYPRSPRETMCGWMHLPRFIDKLRLHFAGRLHPDYQPNLCKGFDGLWLELAGVDAEQFKEVVRRSITDGEVCDWVLKNVKKPDSVKDEHRRRMMDYPTADDVTGQDRLKQRKEQSGLSHREDIRCFVDYIDADEKRG, via the coding sequence ATGAACGAAATCATTTATCCCCGCAGCCCGCGTGAAACGATGTGTGGCTGGATGCATCTGCCGCGCTTCATCGACAAATTGCGCCTGCACTTCGCCGGGAGGCTGCACCCAGATTACCAGCCGAACCTTTGCAAGGGATTCGACGGCTTGTGGCTCGAGCTTGCAGGCGTCGATGCCGAACAGTTCAAGGAAGTTGTGCGGCGCAGCATCACTGACGGAGAGGTCTGCGACTGGGTTTTGAAAAACGTGAAGAAACCCGACTCAGTGAAGGACGAGCATCGCCGCCGCATGATGGATTATCCCACGGCTGACGACGTCACGGGACAGGACCGCTTGAAGCAGCGCAAGGAACAGAGCGGGTTGTCGCATCGCGAGGATATCCGCTGTTTCGTCGATTACATTGACGCCGACGAAAAGCGCGGTTGA
- the thrC gene encoding threonine synthase: MDKTDSFMRALKCRECGREYPLTATHVCEFDFGPLEVVYDYDHIKKSLTRESIASRPKSMWRYRELLPVASSPTVGLQVGFTPLVKADRLAKRLGIRELWIKNDTVNYPTLSFKDRVVSVALSRARELGFTTVACASTGNLANSVAANAASAGLKAYVFIPHDLEQGKILNSLIYGANVIGIKGHYDEVNRLCAEIAGKFGWAFVNVNMRPYYAEGSKSMAYEIVEQLGWQIPQHTVVPMASGSLLTKIHKGYQELIKLGLAKESETHVHGAQATGCSPISAAQKNGLDFFKPVKPNTIAKSLAIGTPADGFYALKVMKETDAAADDVTDDEIRDAIRLLAETEGIFAETAGGVTVGVAKKLIAAGKIPANDSAVLCITGNGLKTLDAVDGHCGKPREIKPSLREFEALVENEVKLTA, from the coding sequence ATGGACAAGACTGACAGCTTCATGAGAGCGCTGAAATGCCGCGAGTGCGGCCGCGAATACCCGCTCACCGCAACGCACGTTTGCGAATTCGACTTCGGACCGCTCGAGGTCGTGTATGACTACGATCACATCAAAAAGTCACTGACGCGCGAAAGCATCGCGTCCCGTCCCAAGAGCATGTGGCGCTACCGCGAATTGCTTCCCGTTGCATCCAGCCCCACGGTCGGACTGCAGGTGGGATTCACCCCCCTCGTGAAAGCCGATCGCCTCGCCAAACGCCTCGGCATCCGCGAACTCTGGATCAAGAACGACACCGTCAATTATCCCACGCTCTCCTTCAAGGACCGCGTTGTGAGCGTCGCACTCAGCCGCGCCCGCGAACTCGGGTTCACCACGGTCGCCTGTGCTTCCACGGGCAACCTCGCCAACTCCGTCGCTGCCAATGCCGCATCCGCAGGCCTCAAGGCGTACGTGTTTATTCCACACGACCTGGAGCAGGGAAAGATCCTCAACTCGCTCATCTATGGCGCCAACGTGATCGGCATCAAAGGCCATTACGACGAAGTCAACCGGCTTTGTGCCGAGATCGCAGGCAAGTTCGGCTGGGCGTTTGTGAACGTGAACATGCGACCTTATTACGCTGAAGGTTCCAAAAGCATGGCCTACGAAATCGTCGAGCAACTCGGATGGCAGATTCCACAACACACCGTCGTCCCCATGGCTTCGGGCTCATTGCTCACGAAGATTCACAAGGGTTACCAGGAGCTCATCAAGCTCGGCCTTGCGAAGGAATCTGAAACCCATGTTCACGGCGCGCAGGCGACGGGTTGTTCCCCGATTTCCGCTGCGCAAAAGAACGGCCTCGATTTCTTCAAACCGGTCAAGCCGAACACGATCGCGAAGTCGCTGGCCATTGGCACGCCCGCCGACGGCTTTTACGCGTTGAAAGTCATGAAGGAAACCGACGCCGCGGCAGACGATGTCACGGACGATGAGATTCGCGACGCGATTCGCTTGCTGGCCGAGACCGAAGGCATTTTCGCGGAAACCGCGGGAGGTGTTACAGTGGGTGTCGCGAAGAAGCTGATTGCCGCGGGAAAAATTCCCGCGAACGATTCCGCCGTCCTCTGCATCACAGGAAATGGCCTCAAGACGCTCGACGCGGTCGATGGTCATTGCGGCAAGCCGCGCGAGATCAAGCCGAGCCTTCGCGAGTTTGAAGCGCTTGTCGAAAATGAAGTGAAGTTAACCGCATAG
- a CDS encoding ubiquitin-like small modifier protein 1, translated as MAKKVRIPTPLRKLTNNEELVEVEAATIGDAINELQTRYPGIQERLIDEKGEVRRFVNVYVNEEDIRFLKNQHTPLKDGDEISIIPAIAGG; from the coding sequence ATGGCAAAGAAAGTCCGCATCCCCACCCCGCTCCGCAAACTGACCAACAACGAGGAACTCGTTGAGGTCGAGGCGGCAACCATTGGCGACGCAATCAATGAATTGCAAACCCGCTATCCTGGAATCCAGGAACGGCTGATCGATGAAAAAGGCGAGGTGCGCCGCTTCGTCAACGTGTACGTCAACGAGGAGGACATCCGCTTCCTCAAGAACCAGCACACGCCCCTGAAGGATGGCGACGAAATCAGCATCATCCCCGCGATTGCAGGCGGTTAG
- a CDS encoding NIL domain-containing protein produces MATKTKKAGVQKTTLKTPTQRRLWLMYPPRLIKKPLIWELGQKFKVVTNLRQVNVSDEIGIVCLELDGARDQVKAAITWLEQLGVKVEPVEINVIES; encoded by the coding sequence ATGGCCACCAAGACCAAAAAAGCGGGCGTGCAAAAGACGACCCTCAAGACGCCGACGCAGCGGCGGCTCTGGCTGATGTATCCGCCTCGGCTGATCAAGAAGCCTCTCATTTGGGAACTCGGCCAGAAATTCAAGGTGGTTACCAACCTGCGCCAGGTGAATGTCAGCGACGAGATTGGAATTGTCTGCCTGGAATTGGATGGCGCTCGTGACCAGGTGAAAGCTGCGATCACCTGGCTTGAGCAGCTCGGCGTCAAAGTCGAGCCTGTTGAGATTAACGTGATCGAAAGCTGA
- the ilvA gene encoding threonine ammonia-lyase: protein MQFNDVRAAAERIRGHVYESPCPSSIPLSEATGMQVFCKLEYLQRTGSFKERGARNALLLLPVEQRKRGIVAASAGNHALGLAYHSQLLGIPATVVMPRFAPLTKVVNCRRFGARVLLHGANLGEARQHADEVQQREELTYINGYDDPPIIAGQGTIGLEVIRQVPDLDAIIVPVGGGGLIAGIALVVKHLKPDIKVIGVEPERAASFTAALKAGQPVPVELQPTLADGLAVAQVGGNAFAVARDRIDRMVTVCERDLALAVLRLAELEKGVVEGAGAAGLAACLAGKVPELKGKRVALPLCGGNIDLTMLGRVLDRGLASDGRLCRFTVTISDRPGGLARFASIVAEEGASFVDINHDRAFGGQDLSTVSVHCIVETEDASHIERLRVRLNREGFESNGFQELQRTA from the coding sequence GTGCAATTCAATGATGTTCGGGCCGCGGCGGAACGCATCCGCGGGCACGTGTATGAATCGCCTTGCCCTTCTTCCATTCCGCTTTCCGAAGCAACGGGAATGCAGGTGTTCTGCAAACTCGAATATCTCCAACGCACGGGAAGCTTCAAGGAGCGCGGCGCGCGGAATGCGCTGCTGCTCCTTCCGGTCGAGCAGCGGAAACGCGGTATCGTCGCCGCTTCCGCCGGAAACCACGCGCTCGGCCTTGCTTACCATTCACAGTTGCTGGGAATCCCCGCCACAGTCGTGATGCCGCGATTCGCGCCGCTGACCAAGGTCGTGAATTGCCGCCGATTCGGAGCCCGCGTCCTCCTTCACGGCGCAAACCTTGGCGAAGCTCGCCAGCATGCCGACGAAGTTCAACAACGGGAGGAACTCACCTACATCAATGGCTACGATGATCCTCCAATCATCGCGGGCCAGGGGACCATTGGATTGGAAGTCATCCGGCAGGTTCCCGATCTCGACGCGATTATTGTTCCCGTGGGTGGCGGTGGATTGATTGCGGGCATCGCGCTTGTCGTGAAGCACCTCAAGCCGGACATCAAAGTCATCGGCGTGGAACCTGAGCGCGCTGCAAGTTTTACCGCGGCGCTGAAGGCGGGACAGCCCGTGCCCGTGGAACTTCAGCCCACGCTCGCCGATGGATTAGCCGTCGCCCAGGTGGGCGGCAACGCGTTCGCCGTGGCGCGCGATCGGATTGATCGCATGGTGACCGTTTGCGAACGCGATCTCGCCTTGGCCGTGCTGCGGCTGGCTGAATTGGAAAAAGGCGTGGTGGAAGGCGCGGGCGCGGCGGGACTGGCTGCCTGTCTTGCTGGAAAAGTGCCTGAGCTGAAAGGGAAGAGGGTCGCGCTCCCGCTATGCGGCGGCAATATTGATCTCACAATGCTTGGCCGCGTTCTCGATCGTGGTCTGGCGTCGGATGGCCGCCTTTGCAGGTTTACCGTGACAATCAGCGATCGACCCGGCGGGCTCGCGCGCTTCGCTTCCATTGTCGCCGAAGAAGGTGCGAGCTTTGTGGACATCAACCATGACCGAGCATTTGGCGGACAGGATCTCAGCACGGTCAGCGTTCATTGTATCGTGGAGACTGAAGACGCCTCGCACATCGAACGGCTCCGCGTGCGGCTGAATCGCGAAGGCTTTGAGTCGAACGGATTTCAGGAGCTGCAGCGAACGGCATGA